The proteins below come from a single Pseudomonas chlororaphis genomic window:
- a CDS encoding 23S rRNA methyltransferase: MARSKTSQNWLKEHFNDPYVKMAQKDGYRSRASYKLLEIQEKDRLIRPGMTVIDLGAAPGGWSQVTSRLIGGQGRLIASDILEMDGIPDVTFIQGDFTEDAVLAKILEAVGNTEVDLVISDMAPNMSGLAAVDMPRAMFLSELALDLAGRVLRPGGDFLIKVFQGEGFDEYHKGIRKLFDKVQMRKPLSSRDRSREQYLLARGFRGIEGAASDERL; this comes from the coding sequence GTGGCCCGTTCCAAGACTAGCCAGAACTGGCTCAAAGAGCATTTCAACGATCCGTACGTCAAAATGGCGCAAAAGGACGGCTATCGCTCTCGTGCCAGCTATAAATTGCTGGAGATCCAGGAAAAGGATCGCCTGATCCGTCCCGGCATGACCGTGATCGACCTCGGCGCGGCGCCGGGCGGCTGGTCCCAGGTGACCAGTCGTCTGATTGGTGGCCAGGGGCGGTTGATCGCCTCCGACATCCTGGAAATGGACGGCATCCCTGACGTGACCTTCATTCAGGGCGATTTTACCGAAGACGCCGTATTGGCAAAAATCCTGGAGGCCGTCGGAAATACCGAGGTTGACCTTGTGATTTCCGATATGGCCCCCAATATGAGTGGATTGGCGGCTGTCGACATGCCTCGTGCAATGTTCCTCAGCGAGCTGGCCCTGGATCTTGCCGGGCGGGTTCTGCGTCCGGGTGGTGATTTTTTGATCAAGGTCTTCCAGGGTGAAGGCTTCGATGAATACCACAAGGGCATACGCAAGTTGTTCGACAAGGTGCAAATGCGCAAACCATTGTCGTCCCGTGACCGTTCGCGCGAGCAGTACCTGCTGGCGCGGGGGTTTCGCGGTATCGAAGGCGCTGCCAGCGATGAGCGTCTCTGA
- a CDS encoding RNA-binding protein codes for MPLTQEQKKQYKSIGHHLKPVLTVADNGLTEGVLAELERALGDHELIKIKLNILDREARLAAVAELCKTGKADLVQVIGKMALIYRKNFSVNKQLSNVHRFK; via the coding sequence ATGCCGCTCACTCAAGAGCAGAAGAAACAATACAAATCCATTGGCCACCATCTGAAACCGGTTTTGACTGTGGCTGACAACGGTTTGACTGAAGGTGTACTCGCCGAGCTGGAACGCGCACTGGGTGATCATGAGCTGATCAAGATCAAGCTCAATATCCTCGACCGCGAAGCCCGCCTGGCTGCCGTTGCTGAACTGTGCAAGACCGGCAAGGCCGACCTGGTGCAGGTCATCGGCAAGATGGCACTGATTTATCGCAAGAACTTCAGCGTCAACAAGCAACTGTCGAACGTTCACCGCTTCAAGTGA
- a CDS encoding MFS transporter, which translates to MIWQLAQMLWVGGVWLLHIGLLPVLGRIGLAPLLIDEIASMLTALLVGFCAVCVTVQALVLVQAEGLASLWRDIRGQLLLMALYACGMFFAVRLGWPDASQWQVFSYLVLGFSGLVLVLQPVPGWSGRVREAHP; encoded by the coding sequence ATGATCTGGCAGCTTGCCCAGATGTTGTGGGTGGGCGGCGTGTGGTTGTTGCACATCGGTTTGCTGCCGGTGCTGGGCCGAATCGGCCTGGCACCGCTGCTCATCGATGAAATCGCGAGTATGCTGACGGCACTGCTGGTGGGTTTTTGTGCAGTGTGCGTGACGGTTCAGGCTTTGGTGCTGGTTCAGGCCGAGGGCCTTGCCAGCCTATGGCGCGACATTCGTGGGCAATTGCTGCTCATGGCCTTGTACGCGTGCGGGATGTTCTTTGCCGTGCGGCTTGGCTGGCCGGATGCAAGCCAGTGGCAGGTCTTCAGTTACCTGGTGCTGGGGTTTTCCGGTTTGGTGCTGGTGCTGCAACCGGTTCCCGGGTGGAGCGGCAGGGTGCGCGAAGCACACCCTTGA
- the greA gene encoding transcription elongation factor GreA (necessary for efficient RNA polymerase transcription elongation past template-encoded arresting sites; arresting sites in DNA have the property of trapping a certain fraction of elongating RNA polymerases that pass through, resulting in locked ternary complexes. Cleavage of the nascent transcript by cleavage factors such as GreA or GreB allows the resumption of elongation from the new 3'terminus): MTKYPMTVQGAKALEEEHAHLTKVERPRLSQAIGEARELGDLKENAEYHAAREEQGMVEARVRDIEGRLQNAVIIDVTTIPHTGKVIFGTTVEIANVETDESVTYQIVGEDEADIKLGKISVGSPIARALIAKEEGDVVAVKTPGGVIEYEIVEVRHV; this comes from the coding sequence ATAACCAAGTACCCGATGACCGTTCAGGGCGCCAAGGCCCTGGAAGAAGAACACGCTCACCTGACCAAGGTCGAGCGCCCGCGCTTGAGTCAGGCCATTGGTGAAGCGCGTGAGCTGGGGGATCTGAAGGAAAACGCCGAGTACCATGCCGCCCGTGAAGAGCAGGGCATGGTCGAGGCGCGGGTTCGCGATATCGAGGGTCGCCTGCAAAATGCGGTGATCATCGACGTCACGACCATTCCTCACACCGGCAAGGTGATCTTCGGCACCACCGTGGAAATCGCCAACGTCGAGACGGATGAAAGCGTTACCTACCAGATCGTGGGTGAGGATGAGGCTGACATCAAACTCGGCAAGATCTCTGTCGGTTCGCCTATTGCCCGCGCCTTGATTGCCAAGGAAGAGGGCGATGTGGTGGCGGTGAAGACACCTGGCGGTGTCATCGAGTATGAGATTGTCGAAGTCCGTCACGTCTGA
- the carB gene encoding carbamoyl phosphate synthase large subunit (four CarB-CarA dimers form the carbamoyl phosphate synthetase holoenzyme that catalyzes the production of carbamoyl phosphate; CarB is responsible for the amidotransferase activity), which yields MPKRTDIKSILILGAGPIVIGQACEFDYSGAQACKALREEGYRVILVNSNPATIMTDPAMADATYIEPIKWQTVAKIIEKERPDALLPTMGGQTALNCALDLEREGVLEKFGVEMIGANADTIDKAEDRSRFDKAMKAIGLECPRSGIAHSMEEANAVLEKLGFPCIIRPSFTMGGTGGGIAYNREEFEEICARGLDLSPTKELLIDESLIGWKEYEMEVVRDKKDNCIIVCSIENFDPMGVHTGDSITVAPAQTLTDKEYQILRNASLAVLREIGVETGGSNVQFGICPDTGRMVVIEMNPRVSRSSALASKATGFPIAKVAAKLAVGYTLDELSNDITGGKTPASFEPSIDYVVTKLPRFAFEKFAKADARLTTQMKSVGEVMAIGRTFQESLQKALRGLEVGVCGLDPKLDLSHPDSMSELKRELTVPGAERIWYVADAFRAGMTVEQIFGMNMIDPWFLVQIEDLIKDEEKVKTLGMSSIDRDMMFRLKRKGFSDQRLAKLLGVTEKSLRAHRHKLEVFPVYKRVDTCAAEFATDTAYLYSTYEEECEAAPSTRDKIMILGGGPNRIGQGIEFDYCCVHAALALRDDGYETIMVNCNPETVSTDYDTSDRLYFEPVTLEDVLEIVRVEKPKGVIVQYGGQTPLKLARALEAAGVPIIGTSPDAIDRAEDRERFQQMVERLNLRQPPNATVRSEDEAIRAAAKIGYPLVVRPSYVLGGRAMEIVYQEEELKRYLREAVQVSNDSPVLLDHFLNCAIEMDVDAVCDGKDVVIGAIMQHIEQAGVHSGDSACSLPPYSLPAHIQDEMREQVKKMALELGVVGLMNVQLALQGEDIYVIEVNPRASRTVPFVSKCIGVSLAMIAARVMAGKTLKELGFTKEIIPNFYSVKEAVFPFAKFPGVDPILGPEMKSTGEVMGVGDTFGEAFAKAQMGASEVLPTGGTAFISVRDDDKPLVAGVARDLINLGFEVVATAGTAKLIEAAGLKVRRVNKVTEGRPHVVDMIKNDEVTLIINTTEGRQSIADSYSIRRNALQHKIYCTTTIAAGEAICEALKFGPEKTVRRLQDLHAGLKA from the coding sequence ATGCCAAAACGTACAGACATAAAAAGCATCCTGATTCTCGGCGCTGGCCCGATCGTGATCGGCCAGGCCTGCGAGTTCGACTACTCCGGCGCCCAGGCCTGCAAGGCCCTGCGCGAAGAGGGCTACCGCGTCATCCTGGTGAACTCCAACCCGGCCACCATCATGACCGACCCGGCCATGGCCGACGCCACCTACATCGAGCCGATCAAATGGCAGACCGTCGCCAAGATCATCGAGAAAGAGCGTCCTGACGCCCTGTTGCCGACCATGGGTGGCCAGACCGCGCTGAACTGCGCCCTGGACCTGGAGCGCGAAGGCGTCCTGGAAAAATTCGGTGTGGAAATGATCGGTGCCAACGCCGACACCATCGACAAGGCCGAAGACCGTTCGCGCTTCGACAAGGCAATGAAGGCCATCGGCCTGGAGTGCCCTCGCTCGGGCATCGCCCACAGCATGGAAGAGGCCAACGCGGTTCTCGAGAAGCTCGGCTTCCCTTGCATCATCCGTCCGTCCTTCACCATGGGCGGCACCGGTGGCGGTATCGCCTACAACCGTGAAGAGTTCGAAGAAATCTGCGCCCGTGGCCTGGACTTGTCGCCGACCAAGGAACTGCTGATCGACGAATCGCTGATCGGCTGGAAAGAGTACGAGATGGAAGTGGTCCGCGACAAAAAGGACAACTGCATCATCGTCTGCTCCATCGAGAACTTCGACCCGATGGGCGTGCACACCGGTGACTCGATCACCGTCGCGCCGGCCCAGACCCTGACGGACAAGGAATACCAGATCCTGCGTAACGCCTCCCTGGCGGTGCTGCGTGAGATCGGCGTGGAAACCGGCGGCTCCAACGTCCAGTTCGGCATCTGCCCGGACACCGGCCGCATGGTGGTCATCGAAATGAACCCGCGGGTATCCCGCTCGTCGGCCCTGGCCTCGAAAGCCACGGGCTTCCCGATTGCCAAGGTCGCGGCCAAGCTGGCCGTGGGCTACACCCTCGACGAGCTGTCGAACGACATCACCGGTGGCAAGACCCCGGCGTCCTTCGAACCGTCCATCGACTACGTCGTCACCAAGCTGCCGCGCTTTGCCTTCGAGAAGTTCGCCAAGGCCGATGCCCGCCTGACCACCCAGATGAAGTCGGTCGGTGAAGTCATGGCGATTGGCCGTACCTTCCAGGAATCCCTGCAGAAAGCCCTTCGCGGCCTGGAAGTCGGTGTCTGCGGCCTCGATCCGAAGCTGGACCTGAGCCATCCGGACAGCATGAGCGAGCTCAAGCGCGAGCTGACCGTGCCAGGCGCCGAGCGCATCTGGTACGTGGCCGATGCCTTCCGTGCCGGCATGACCGTCGAGCAGATCTTCGGCATGAACATGATCGACCCTTGGTTCCTGGTGCAGATCGAAGACCTGATCAAGGACGAAGAAAAGGTCAAGACCCTGGGCATGTCCAGCATCGACCGCGACATGATGTTCCGCCTCAAGCGCAAGGGCTTCTCGGACCAGCGCCTGGCCAAGCTGCTCGGCGTGACCGAGAAGAGCCTGCGCGCCCATCGCCACAAGCTGGAAGTTTTCCCGGTCTACAAGCGCGTCGACACCTGCGCGGCCGAGTTCGCCACCGATACCGCGTACCTGTATTCCACGTACGAAGAAGAGTGCGAAGCCGCGCCTTCGACCCGCGACAAGATCATGATCCTGGGCGGTGGTCCTAACCGGATCGGCCAGGGCATCGAGTTCGACTATTGCTGCGTGCACGCTGCACTGGCCCTGCGCGATGACGGGTACGAGACCATCATGGTCAACTGCAACCCGGAAACCGTCTCCACCGACTACGACACCTCCGACCGCCTGTACTTCGAGCCAGTGACCCTGGAAGACGTGCTGGAAATCGTCCGCGTCGAGAAGCCCAAGGGCGTCATCGTCCAGTACGGCGGCCAGACCCCGCTGAAACTGGCGCGTGCCCTGGAAGCCGCCGGCGTACCGATCATCGGCACCAGCCCGGACGCGATCGACCGCGCCGAAGACCGTGAGCGCTTCCAGCAGATGGTCGAGCGCCTGAACCTGCGCCAGCCGCCAAACGCCACCGTGCGCAGCGAAGACGAAGCGATTCGTGCCGCCGCCAAGATCGGCTACCCGCTGGTGGTGCGTCCGTCCTACGTATTGGGCGGCCGTGCGATGGAAATCGTCTACCAGGAAGAAGAACTCAAGCGCTACCTGCGCGAAGCGGTCCAGGTGTCCAACGATAGCCCGGTGCTGCTGGACCACTTCCTCAACTGCGCCATCGAAATGGACGTGGATGCGGTCTGCGACGGCAAGGACGTGGTGATTGGCGCGATCATGCAGCACATCGAGCAGGCCGGTGTTCACTCCGGTGACTCCGCGTGCTCGCTGCCGCCTTACTCGCTGCCGGCCCACATCCAGGACGAGATGCGCGAGCAGGTCAAGAAAATGGCCCTGGAACTGGGTGTTGTCGGCTTGATGAACGTGCAGTTGGCGCTTCAGGGCGAAGACATCTACGTCATCGAGGTCAACCCGCGCGCTTCGCGTACCGTGCCGTTCGTCTCCAAGTGCATCGGTGTTTCCCTGGCCATGATCGCCGCGCGTGTCATGGCTGGCAAAACCCTGAAGGAACTGGGCTTCACCAAGGAAATCATCCCGAATTTCTACAGCGTGAAAGAGGCGGTGTTCCCGTTCGCCAAGTTCCCAGGTGTCGACCCGATCCTCGGCCCGGAAATGAAATCCACCGGTGAAGTGATGGGCGTCGGTGACACCTTCGGCGAAGCCTTCGCCAAGGCCCAGATGGGCGCCAGCGAAGTGCTGCCGACCGGTGGTACGGCGTTCATCAGCGTGCGTGATGACGACAAGCCACTGGTTGCAGGCGTGGCCCGTGATCTGATCAACTTGGGCTTCGAAGTGGTCGCCACTGCCGGTACTGCCAAGCTGATCGAGGCGGCAGGCCTGAAAGTGCGCCGCGTGAACAAGGTGACCGAGGGCCGTCCGCACGTGGTCGACATGATCAAGAATGACGAAGTCACGCTGATCATCAACACCACCGAGGGTCGCCAGTCGATCGCCGATTCCTACTCCATTCGTCGCAACGCCCTGCAGCACAAGATCTACTGCACCACGACCATTGCTGCGGGCGAAGCGATCTGCGAAGCGCTCAAGTTCGGTCCCGAGAAGACCGTGCGCCGCTTGCAGGATCTACATGCAGGATTGAAGGCATGA
- a CDS encoding carbamoyl phosphate synthase small subunit (catalyzes production of carbamoyl phosphate from bicarbonate and glutamine in pyrimidine and arginine biosynthesis pathways; forms an octamer composed of four CarAB dimers) — protein MTKPAILALADGSIFRGEAIGADGQTVGEVVFNTAMTGYQEILTDPSYAQQIVTLTYPHIGNTGTTPEDAESDRVWSAGLVIRDLPLVASNWRNTMSLSDYLKANNVVAIAGIDTRRLTRILREKGAQNGCIMAGDNISEEAAIAAAQGFPGLKGMDLAKVVSTKTQYEWRSSVWSLKTDSHPTIEASELPYHVVAYDYGVKLNILRMLVERGCRVTVVPAQTPAADVLALKPDGVFLSNGPGDPEPCDYAIQAIRQVLETEIPVFGICLGHQLLALASGAKTVKMGHGHHGANHPVQDLDTGVVMITSQNHGFAVDEATLPANVRAIHKSLFDGTLQGIERTDKSAFSFQGHPEASPGPNDVAPLFDRFINEMAKRR, from the coding sequence TTGACTAAGCCAGCCATACTCGCCCTTGCTGATGGCAGCATTTTTCGCGGCGAAGCCATTGGAGCCGACGGTCAGACCGTTGGTGAGGTGGTGTTTAACACCGCAATGACCGGCTATCAGGAAATTCTTACCGATCCTTCCTACGCCCAGCAAATCGTTACCCTGACTTACCCGCACATCGGCAACACCGGTACCACGCCGGAAGATGCCGAGTCCGATCGTGTCTGGTCCGCCGGCCTGGTCATCCGTGACCTGCCGCTGGTAGCGAGCAACTGGCGTAACACGATGTCCCTGTCCGATTACCTGAAAGCCAACAACGTCGTGGCGATCGCCGGTATCGACACTCGCCGTCTGACCCGTATCCTGCGGGAGAAGGGCGCGCAAAACGGCTGCATCATGGCCGGCGACAATATCTCCGAAGAAGCCGCCATCGCTGCCGCCCAAGGGTTCCCGGGCCTCAAGGGCATGGACCTGGCGAAAGTCGTCAGCACCAAGACGCAGTACGAGTGGCGTTCCTCGGTCTGGAGCCTGAAGACCGACAGCCACCCAACGATCGAAGCGTCCGAGCTGCCGTATCACGTGGTGGCCTACGACTACGGCGTCAAGCTGAACATCCTGCGCATGCTGGTCGAGCGCGGTTGCCGCGTGACCGTGGTGCCGGCACAAACCCCGGCCGCCGACGTCCTGGCCCTCAAGCCCGACGGCGTGTTCCTGTCCAACGGCCCGGGCGACCCCGAGCCTTGCGACTACGCGATCCAGGCGATCCGGCAAGTGCTGGAAACCGAAATCCCGGTATTCGGCATCTGCCTGGGCCATCAACTGCTGGCCCTCGCCTCGGGCGCCAAGACCGTGAAGATGGGTCATGGCCACCACGGTGCCAACCACCCGGTGCAGGACCTGGATACCGGTGTCGTCATGATCACCAGCCAGAACCACGGTTTCGCCGTGGACGAAGCGACCCTGCCGGCCAACGTGCGGGCGATTCACAAGTCGCTGTTCGACGGCACGCTGCAAGGCATCGAGCGTACCGACAAGAGCGCGTTCAGCTTCCAGGGCCACCCTGAAGCGAGCCCGGGCCCGAACGACGTGGCTCCGCTGTTCGATCGCTTCATCAACGAGATGGCCAAGCGACGCTGA
- a CDS encoding dihydrodipicolinate reductase, producing MRRIAVMGAAGRMGKALVEAVQQRSPLSGLTAAIVRPDSTLVGADAGELASLGRIGVPMSGGLEKVLDEFDVLIDFTLPDVMLKNLAICRKHGKAMVIGTTGLDAAQKQLLAEAGKDIAIVFAANFSVGVNLSLKLLDMAARVLGDDADIEIIEAHHRHKIDAPSGTALRMGEVIADALGRDLQQVAVYGREGHTGARQRDTIGFATVRGGDVVGDHTVLFATEGERLEITHKASSRMTFAKGAVRAALWLDGREPGLYDMQDVLDLR from the coding sequence ATGCGACGTATAGCTGTGATGGGCGCTGCGGGGCGCATGGGCAAGGCGTTGGTCGAAGCGGTGCAGCAGCGCTCGCCGCTCTCCGGCCTGACGGCGGCCATCGTGCGGCCCGACAGCACGCTGGTGGGCGCGGACGCGGGTGAGTTGGCTTCGCTTGGGCGCATTGGCGTGCCGATGTCTGGCGGCCTGGAAAAGGTGCTCGACGAGTTCGATGTGCTGATCGACTTCACGCTGCCAGACGTGATGCTGAAGAACCTGGCCATCTGCCGTAAGCACGGCAAGGCCATGGTGATCGGCACCACCGGGCTGGACGCTGCGCAAAAGCAGTTGCTGGCCGAGGCGGGCAAGGACATTGCGATCGTGTTCGCGGCGAACTTCAGCGTGGGCGTGAACCTGTCGCTCAAGCTGCTGGACATGGCAGCCCGGGTCCTGGGTGACGATGCGGATATCGAAATCATCGAGGCGCATCACCGGCACAAGATCGACGCGCCTTCGGGAACGGCCTTGCGCATGGGTGAGGTGATTGCTGATGCGCTGGGGCGCGACCTGCAACAGGTGGCCGTGTACGGACGCGAGGGGCATACCGGCGCTCGCCAGCGCGACACCATCGGTTTTGCCACGGTGCGCGGTGGCGATGTGGTGGGTGATCACACGGTGCTGTTCGCCACCGAGGGCGAGCGCCTGGAAATCACCCACAAGGCTTCGAGCCGGATGACCTTTGCCAAGGGCGCCGTACGTGCCGCACTGTGGCTGGATGGCCGCGAGCCTGGTTTGTACGATATGCAGGACGTTCTCGACCTGCGTTGA
- a CDS encoding molecular chaperone DnaJ (chaperone Hsp40; co-chaperone with DnaK; Participates actively in the response to hyperosmotic and heat shock by preventing the aggregation of stress-denatured proteins and by disaggregating proteins, also in an autonomous, dnaK-independent fashion), with protein sequence MAKRDYYEVLGVERGASEAELKKAYRRLAMKHHPDRNPDDKASEELFKEANEAYEVLSDSSKRAAYDQYGHAGVDPSMGGGGAGFGGQNFSDIFGDVFSDFFGGGRGGARGGAQRGSDLRYTLELNLEEAVRGTTVNIRVPTLVNCKPCDGSGAKKGSSPVTCPTCGGIGQVRMQQGFFSVQQTCPRCHGQGKIISDPCDSCHGEGRVEEYKTLSVKVPAGVDTGDRIRLSGEGEAGAQGGPTGDLYVVINVREHAIFQRDGKHLFCEVPISFVDAALGGELEIPTLDGRVKLKIPEGTQTGKQFRIRGKGVAPVRGGGAGDLMCRVAVETPVNLSRRQRELLEEFRSSLEGDNSHSPKTTGWFEGVKRFFGDL encoded by the coding sequence ATGGCAAAGCGTGACTATTACGAAGTATTGGGTGTTGAGCGGGGGGCCAGCGAGGCAGAGCTGAAAAAGGCCTATCGTCGTCTGGCGATGAAGCACCACCCGGATCGTAATCCCGATGACAAGGCGTCCGAGGAACTGTTCAAGGAAGCCAACGAGGCTTACGAAGTCCTGTCCGACTCCAGCAAGCGCGCGGCCTACGACCAGTATGGTCATGCTGGTGTCGACCCGAGCATGGGGGGCGGCGGTGCCGGGTTTGGCGGCCAGAACTTCTCCGACATTTTCGGTGACGTGTTCAGTGACTTCTTTGGTGGCGGTCGCGGCGGTGCCCGTGGCGGCGCCCAGCGTGGCAGCGATCTGCGCTACACCCTGGAGCTGAACCTGGAAGAAGCGGTGCGCGGTACCACCGTCAACATCCGCGTGCCGACGCTGGTCAATTGCAAGCCGTGCGACGGCTCGGGTGCCAAGAAGGGTTCCTCGCCCGTCACGTGCCCGACCTGCGGTGGCATCGGCCAGGTTCGCATGCAACAGGGCTTCTTCTCGGTGCAGCAGACCTGCCCGCGCTGCCATGGCCAGGGCAAGATCATTTCCGATCCGTGCGACTCCTGCCACGGCGAAGGGCGTGTCGAAGAGTACAAGACGCTGTCGGTCAAGGTGCCGGCCGGTGTCGATACCGGTGACCGCATTCGTCTGTCCGGCGAAGGCGAGGCGGGTGCCCAGGGCGGCCCGACCGGCGACCTGTACGTGGTGATCAATGTGCGCGAGCACGCGATCTTCCAGCGCGACGGCAAGCATCTGTTCTGCGAAGTGCCTATCAGCTTCGTCGATGCGGCCTTGGGTGGCGAGCTCGAGATCCCGACCCTCGACGGTCGCGTCAAGTTGAAGATTCCCGAGGGTACGCAAACCGGCAAGCAATTCCGGATCCGCGGCAAAGGTGTTGCGCCCGTGCGCGGCGGTGGCGCTGGCGACCTGATGTGCCGCGTCGCGGTGGAGACGCCGGTCAACCTGAGTCGGCGCCAGCGTGAGTTGCTGGAGGAGTTCCGCAGTTCGCTGGAGGGTGACAACAGCCACTCCCCGAAAACCACCGGTTGGTTCGAAGGCGTGAAGCGCTTCTTCGGCGATCTGTAA